One genomic region from Ammospiza caudacuta isolate bAmmCau1 chromosome 1, bAmmCau1.pri, whole genome shotgun sequence encodes:
- the ENY2 gene encoding transcription and mRNA export factor ENY2: MNKDAQMRATINQKLIETGERERLKELLRAKLIECGWKDQLKAHCKDVIKEKGLEHVTVDDLVAEITPKGRALVPDSVKKELLQRIRTFLAQHASL; encoded by the exons ATGAATAAAGATGCGCAGATGAGAGCAACCATTAACCAAAAGCTAATCGAAACAGGAGAGCGAGAGCG CCTTAAAGAGTTGCTGAGAGCCAAGTTAATTGAATGTGGCTGGAAGGATCAGTTGAAGGCACATTGCAAAG ATGTCATTAAAGAAAAAGGATTAGAACATGTTACTGTTGATGATTTGGTGGCAGAAATCACTCCCAAAGGCAGAG CTTTGGTACCAGACAGTGTAAAGAAGGAACTCTTGCAAAGAATAAGAACCTTCCTTGCTCAGCATGCCAGTCTTTAA